A single genomic interval of Rosistilla ulvae harbors:
- a CDS encoding sulfatase family protein: MKPTFLRTVCQLASCVFATVIFAQALVAADAARPNIVYILADDLGYGDLSCYNEQSKIPTPNVDRLAAEGMRFTDAHTPSAVCTPTRYGILTGRYCWRTRLTKRVLDGLDPPLIDADQVTVPGFLRDHGYSTHCVGKWHLGMQFTDREGRPVPAVSVDRRFPPRPGRDVDYEQPITGGPVDRGFDSYFGISASLNMPPLCFLRDDRPVIVPTIDSPRMKTEFISVDAGMRSPDFTIASVMPRLAGEATDCIRQACETPDTPFFLYLPLTSPHLPVVPNQEYLGLSQAGLYGDFVVETDALVGAVLDELDRCGIADNTLVIFTSDNGGLYHAWDAAEADDLKHYRPSKRGESVRAMGHQGNRHLRGTKADIWEGGHRVPFVVRWPGKTPAGTVSDELIELTDLIATCAAMLGKPLPEGAGLDSFNVLPAMLAAKPPQPVREFAVHHSLWGHFAIRQGPWKMIPQRGSGGFTRPREIDVSKEGGPAGQLYHLADDPSETKNLWDQYPEIVAELKSRLRQIQGDDVAR, encoded by the coding sequence ATGAAGCCCACCTTCCTGCGAACCGTCTGCCAATTGGCGAGCTGCGTTTTTGCTACCGTCATCTTCGCTCAGGCCTTGGTCGCCGCCGACGCGGCGCGGCCCAATATCGTTTACATCCTGGCGGACGATCTCGGATACGGCGATCTGAGTTGTTACAACGAGCAGTCGAAGATACCGACGCCCAATGTCGACCGCTTGGCGGCAGAAGGGATGCGTTTTACCGATGCCCACACGCCGTCGGCGGTCTGCACGCCGACGCGTTACGGAATATTGACGGGACGCTATTGTTGGCGAACTCGATTGACCAAGCGCGTGCTCGATGGACTCGATCCGCCGCTGATCGACGCCGATCAAGTAACGGTTCCCGGCTTTCTTCGCGATCATGGCTACAGCACTCACTGCGTCGGCAAGTGGCATCTGGGAATGCAGTTTACCGATCGGGAGGGCAGGCCAGTGCCAGCCGTTTCGGTCGATCGACGATTTCCGCCGCGACCTGGGCGCGATGTCGATTACGAACAACCGATCACCGGCGGTCCGGTCGACCGCGGGTTTGATTCCTACTTTGGAATTTCGGCCTCTCTAAATATGCCGCCGTTGTGTTTTCTGCGCGACGACCGTCCGGTGATCGTGCCGACGATCGATTCGCCTCGCATGAAGACCGAATTCATTTCGGTCGATGCCGGGATGCGGTCTCCCGATTTCACGATCGCCAGCGTCATGCCGCGGCTGGCGGGCGAAGCGACCGACTGCATTCGGCAAGCTTGCGAAACTCCCGACACGCCCTTTTTCCTCTACCTGCCCCTCACCTCACCTCACCTGCCCGTCGTCCCCAATCAAGAGTATCTGGGGCTCAGCCAAGCCGGACTCTATGGCGACTTTGTTGTCGAGACCGATGCGTTGGTCGGCGCGGTGCTCGATGAGCTGGATCGCTGCGGGATCGCCGACAACACACTTGTCATTTTTACGTCGGACAACGGCGGTCTTTATCACGCCTGGGATGCTGCCGAAGCTGACGATTTGAAACACTACCGTCCCAGCAAACGGGGCGAGTCGGTTCGAGCGATGGGGCATCAGGGGAACCGGCATCTGCGTGGCACCAAAGCAGATATCTGGGAAGGTGGCCATCGCGTGCCGTTTGTCGTTCGCTGGCCAGGGAAGACGCCGGCGGGAACTGTCAGCGATGAATTGATCGAGTTGACCGATCTGATCGCCACCTGCGCGGCGATGCTTGGTAAACCGCTACCCGAGGGTGCGGGGCTCGACAGCTTTAACGTCCTGCCAGCGATGCTAGCCGCCAAGCCACCGCAACCGGTTCGCGAATTTGCAGTCCATCATTCGCTGTGGGGGCATTTTGCGATTCGCCAAGGTCCGTGGAAGATGATCCCGCAACGCGGTTCGGGCGGCTTTACCCGCCCGCGAGAAATCGATGTCAGCAAAGAGGGAGGCCCTGCTGGGCAGTTGTACCACTTGGCAGACGATCCCTCCGAAACCAAGAACCTCTGGGATCAGTATCCTGAGATCGTGGCGGAGCTGAAGTCGCGTTTGCGACAGATCCAAGGTGATGACGTCGCGCGGTGA
- a CDS encoding nucleotidyl transferase AbiEii/AbiGii toxin family protein, whose amino-acid sequence MERFLFRLSRSEHVDRFVLKGALMFRVWGTPQTRATRDIDLLARADNSVDSMTQIMRSVCEHAVAPDGVIFHGESVQGIAIKEDADYLGVRVTFLATIQNARLPMQIDIGFGDVVNPAAKTIGYPAMLDFEPAKLIGYPRETVVAEKFEAMVKLGQLNSRMKDFYDILILSRQFAFDGESLATAISATFRNRATTAKANPPAFSNEFANDPGKQIQWASFIRKSKLSVVPDALADAIREIAGFLNPIAKAIESNEPFAATWSPGSGWIKSQPPASSG is encoded by the coding sequence ATGGAACGCTTCTTGTTCCGGTTGTCTCGATCGGAGCACGTCGATCGTTTCGTTTTGAAGGGAGCGCTCATGTTTCGTGTTTGGGGCACACCCCAGACACGTGCGACGCGCGACATCGACCTGCTGGCTCGGGCCGACAATTCAGTCGACTCGATGACACAGATCATGCGGTCGGTTTGCGAACATGCGGTTGCACCCGATGGCGTTATATTTCACGGCGAGAGCGTGCAAGGCATCGCGATCAAAGAAGATGCCGACTACTTAGGCGTACGCGTGACGTTTCTGGCGACGATTCAAAACGCTCGCTTGCCGATGCAAATCGATATTGGGTTTGGGGACGTTGTGAACCCAGCGGCAAAAACGATCGGCTACCCCGCAATGCTCGACTTTGAACCGGCCAAGCTGATCGGCTACCCGCGAGAAACCGTGGTCGCTGAGAAGTTTGAAGCCATGGTCAAACTCGGGCAACTCAACAGTCGCATGAAAGACTTCTACGACATCCTTATCTTGTCCCGGCAGTTTGCCTTCGATGGCGAGTCGCTTGCCACAGCGATCTCCGCGACGTTTCGAAATCGAGCGACGACGGCCAAGGCGAATCCGCCGGCATTCTCCAATGAGTTTGCCAATGATCCAGGGAAGCAAATCCAGTGGGCCAGCTTCATTCGCAAATCCAAGCTTTCGGTTGTTCCCGATGCTTTAGCTGACGCGATTCGTGAGATCGCTGGTTTCCTGAACCCCATCGCAAAAGCAATCGAGTCAAACGAGCCTTTCGCCGCCACCTGGTCTCCCGGCTCCGGATGGATTAAGTCGCAACCGCCCGCCAGCAGCGGGTAG
- a CDS encoding type IV toxin-antitoxin system AbiEi family antitoxin domain-containing protein — protein sequence MTHTKPSSRLSSTLRATEIFRAHGGMMRMADAVRVGISRRTLYQMRDSGQLEQLARGLYRIADLPPLSEPDLVTVAQKVPQGVVYLISALAFHGLTTQIPHEVWIAIPRNSEPPRLAFPPTRAARLSDIAYQLGIEMQNCDGVTVKVYSREKTLVDCFCRRNEIGLDVAIEAVKAYRTQKRTNFDLVMDYAKKLRAAKTMRPYLEALL from the coding sequence GTGACACACACCAAACCCTCGTCTCGTCTTTCATCAACGCTTCGCGCGACGGAGATCTTTCGCGCTCATGGCGGCATGATGAGGATGGCCGATGCCGTGCGGGTGGGGATCAGTCGTCGAACACTCTACCAAATGCGAGACTCTGGACAGCTGGAGCAGCTGGCCCGAGGTCTCTATCGGATCGCAGACCTGCCGCCGCTAAGCGAACCCGACCTAGTCACGGTCGCACAGAAGGTCCCCCAGGGAGTCGTCTACCTGATTTCAGCACTCGCGTTTCATGGGCTGACGACGCAGATTCCGCATGAAGTATGGATCGCGATACCGCGCAATAGCGAACCGCCTCGGCTGGCCTTTCCTCCGACGCGAGCGGCTCGGCTCAGCGACATCGCCTATCAACTTGGGATCGAAATGCAAAATTGCGATGGCGTGACCGTGAAGGTCTACTCTCGCGAAAAAACGCTCGTTGATTGTTTCTGTCGCCGAAACGAGATCGGACTCGATGTCGCGATCGAAGCGGTCAAGGCATACCGGACTCAGAAGCGGACCAACTTTGACTTGGTCATGGATTACGCCAAGAAGCTACGAGCGGCAAAGACGATGCGGCCCTACCTGGAGGCGTTGCTGTGA
- a CDS encoding nucleoside hydrolase has product MFDCFRCAVATLMLAWTVALPALAAGDEKRPVPLIFDTDIGNDVDDALALGMIHALQSRGECELLAVTITKDHPLAAPFADAVNTFYGRGEIPIGVCRSGKTPEPGRFTQLATQKDGERLRYPHDLLSGDDAPDAVSVLRETLAAADDHSVVIAQVGFSTNLANLLKSKPDDASPLDGEALVKQKVRLLSLMAGAFPKPAEAVGRLKDHKGYNIIKDIPSAQTVAHHWPTPLLWSGYEIGISLPYPHQSIQQDYGYVPHHPLSEAYVAFLPPPHNRPTWDLTSVLQVVRPNRDYFGISQPGSVAVADDGSTQFTPSAGGRHRYLTLTEDQKLRVIETLVLLSSEPPQR; this is encoded by the coding sequence ATGTTCGATTGTTTTCGATGCGCCGTCGCCACGCTGATGTTGGCTTGGACCGTTGCCTTACCCGCGTTAGCTGCTGGCGATGAAAAGCGGCCGGTGCCGCTGATCTTCGATACCGATATCGGCAACGATGTCGACGATGCGTTGGCGCTGGGGATGATCCATGCGTTGCAGTCGCGCGGCGAGTGCGAGCTGTTGGCCGTGACGATCACCAAAGATCATCCGCTGGCCGCTCCGTTTGCCGATGCCGTCAATACGTTTTACGGGCGGGGAGAGATTCCGATCGGTGTCTGCCGCAGTGGAAAAACTCCCGAACCGGGGCGGTTTACGCAACTGGCGACGCAGAAAGATGGCGAGCGGCTCCGCTACCCGCACGATCTTTTATCGGGAGACGATGCTCCCGATGCGGTCTCGGTTTTGCGAGAGACGTTGGCTGCGGCGGACGATCACAGCGTGGTGATCGCTCAAGTTGGCTTTTCGACCAACCTGGCGAACCTGCTGAAATCAAAACCAGACGACGCGAGCCCGTTGGACGGAGAAGCTCTTGTCAAACAGAAGGTCCGCCTGTTGTCGTTGATGGCTGGCGCATTCCCTAAGCCCGCCGAAGCGGTCGGGCGGCTGAAGGATCACAAGGGATACAACATCATCAAAGACATCCCGTCGGCGCAAACGGTCGCTCACCACTGGCCGACTCCACTTTTATGGAGCGGTTACGAGATCGGCATCTCGCTCCCCTACCCGCACCAAAGCATCCAGCAGGATTACGGTTACGTGCCACATCATCCGCTGTCCGAAGCCTACGTCGCCTTCCTGCCGCCGCCGCACAATCGCCCCACCTGGGATTTGACCAGCGTGCTGCAAGTCGTTCGCCCCAATCGCGACTACTTTGGTATCTCCCAGCCCGGCAGCGTTGCGGTCGCCGACGATGGATCGACCCAGTTCACACCGTCGGCCGGCGGCCGCCACCGATACCTCACGCTGACCGAGGACCAAAAGCTCCGCGTGATCGAAACGCTGGTCCTGCTGTCCAGCGAACCGCCCCAACGTTGA
- a CDS encoding nucleoside hydrolase codes for MMIDRFRYLAFSLMMASLCCLPAVSNADDVKRPVPLIFDTDIGNDVDDVLALGMIHSLQSRGECELLAVTITKDDPMAAPFTDAVNTFYGRGEIPIGVCRSGVTPGTGRFNGLASIKDGDEFRFPHDLRSGKDAPDAVTVLRKTLADAEDGSVVIAQVGFSTNLADLLKSKPDDVSPLDGMALVKKKVRLVSAMAGAFTQISGSKGKYDHKEYNIVKDIPAAQSLANDWPTPILWSGFEIGLAVAYPHESIEQDYGYVPHHPLAEAYIAYNPPPHNRPTWDLTSVLQAVRPNRDYFGLSPRGTVTVADNGLTTFAPAEDGLHQYLTLTDAQKLRVVETLVLLSSEPPKQ; via the coding sequence ATGATGATCGATCGTTTCCGCTATCTCGCCTTTTCGCTGATGATGGCATCGTTGTGCTGTCTGCCGGCTGTATCGAATGCCGACGATGTAAAGCGTCCGGTGCCGCTGATCTTCGACACCGACATCGGTAACGACGTCGACGATGTGCTGGCGTTGGGGATGATCCATTCGCTGCAGTCTCGCGGCGAGTGCGAACTGCTTGCCGTGACGATCACCAAAGACGATCCGATGGCCGCTCCCTTCACCGATGCGGTCAACACGTTTTATGGACGGGGAGAGATTCCGATCGGCGTCTGCCGCAGCGGCGTGACGCCTGGCACCGGGCGATTCAACGGCTTGGCATCGATCAAAGATGGCGATGAATTCCGTTTCCCACACGACCTGCGATCGGGCAAAGACGCTCCCGACGCGGTGACTGTCTTGCGAAAGACGCTGGCCGACGCAGAGGATGGCAGCGTTGTGATCGCTCAAGTCGGCTTTTCGACGAACCTGGCAGATCTGCTGAAGTCAAAACCGGACGACGTGAGCCCGCTGGACGGCATGGCACTTGTCAAAAAGAAGGTCCGCCTAGTCTCGGCGATGGCTGGCGCGTTCACTCAGATCTCTGGATCGAAAGGCAAATACGATCACAAAGAATACAACATCGTCAAAGACATTCCGGCAGCTCAATCGCTCGCCAATGATTGGCCAACGCCCATCCTCTGGAGCGGTTTTGAAATCGGGCTAGCCGTCGCTTATCCGCACGAAAGCATCGAGCAGGATTACGGATACGTGCCGCATCATCCGCTGGCCGAAGCCTACATCGCTTACAATCCGCCGCCCCACAATCGACCGACCTGGGATCTGACCAGCGTCCTGCAAGCCGTCCGGCCCAACCGCGATTATTTCGGACTCTCCCCACGCGGAACCGTCACCGTCGCCGATAATGGCCTGACAACCTTCGCTCCCGCCGAAGATGGATTGCATCAATATCTGACGCTGACCGACGCCCAGAAGCTGCGCGTCGTTGAAACCTTGGTTCTGTTGTCCAGCGAGCCGCCGAAGCAATGA
- the rbsK gene encoding ribokinase → MSTPEATNRGAQIVVLGSINMDLMIRCNQLPRPGQTIIADSSAEVPGGKGANQAVAAARAGGSVSMIGRVGDDAFSSRLVENLQREQVATDGVLPTTETPSGLAIVAVESSGENSIVAVPGANAQLTPDDVAAFADRIRTADVLMLQLEVPFETVQAAIDVARQAGVTIVLDPAPMPAELDNALLRVDLICPNESETEAIVGHPVSSDEEIDRAIASLHARGARQVILTLGSRGAVASDGTTTRRIAPTPIDPVDTTAAGDAFAGALAVRIAEGANLFEAAGFAAVAGALAATRPGAQPGMPTRTEIDRILQSQKS, encoded by the coding sequence ATGAGCACGCCTGAGGCAACAAATCGCGGAGCACAGATCGTGGTCCTCGGTTCGATCAACATGGATCTCATGATCCGCTGCAACCAGTTGCCGCGGCCGGGGCAAACGATCATCGCCGATTCGTCGGCGGAGGTTCCCGGCGGCAAAGGGGCCAACCAAGCTGTCGCCGCTGCCCGAGCTGGCGGCAGCGTGTCGATGATCGGACGCGTTGGAGACGATGCGTTTTCGAGCCGCTTGGTCGAGAACCTGCAACGCGAACAGGTCGCTACGGATGGCGTGCTCCCCACAACGGAAACGCCCAGCGGGCTGGCGATCGTCGCTGTCGAAAGCAGTGGCGAAAACTCGATCGTTGCCGTCCCCGGTGCCAACGCGCAGCTGACTCCCGACGACGTCGCGGCGTTTGCCGATCGGATCCGCACCGCCGATGTGCTGATGCTGCAATTGGAAGTCCCTTTCGAAACCGTGCAAGCCGCGATCGATGTCGCTCGACAGGCGGGAGTCACGATCGTGCTGGATCCCGCGCCGATGCCAGCTGAATTGGACAACGCGTTGCTGCGAGTCGATCTGATCTGTCCGAACGAATCGGAGACCGAAGCGATCGTCGGGCATCCGGTCTCAAGCGACGAAGAGATCGACCGCGCGATCGCCAGCCTGCACGCTCGCGGAGCCCGGCAGGTGATCCTGACGCTTGGGTCCCGCGGCGCCGTCGCCAGCGATGGGACGACGACTCGGCGGATCGCCCCGACGCCGATCGATCCGGTCGACACAACCGCCGCTGGCGATGCGTTTGCCGGCGCGTTGGCGGTCCGTATCGCCGAAGGAGCCAACCTGTTTGAAGCCGCCGGTTTTGCGGCTGTCGCCGGCGCCTTGGCGGCGACGCGTCCCGGAGCCCAGCCGGGCATGCCGACACGAACTGAAATCGATCGAATCTTGCAAAGTCAAAAATCATGA
- a CDS encoding sugar ABC transporter substrate-binding protein → MKPTKRRSLPLILTLASLMTLAGGCSSKTATNDSGDPAAAGKPRIALVMKSLANEFFSTMEKGAETHQQANSDQYELLVNGIKDESDLGRQVALVDEMVAAGVDAIVIAPADSKALVPALRKARQAGVVVVNIDNRLDAEVLKSEQVTIPFVGPDNQAGAKQVGDLLAASLAEGDQVAILEGKTTAFNGIQRRLGFEAAMKQAGIEIVSSQSADWETNKANTIAASMLSEHPQIKAILAANDSMALGAVAAIKSAGKTGEVLVVGFDNIGAVQQLIREEKVLATADQHGDQLAVFGIETALKILADPAAATEDVQTPVDLVTKESLSQ, encoded by the coding sequence ATGAAACCGACCAAACGACGCTCCCTTCCGCTGATCCTGACGCTCGCCTCACTGATGACGCTGGCGGGCGGATGCTCTTCCAAAACCGCGACAAACGATTCCGGCGATCCCGCGGCGGCGGGTAAGCCGCGGATTGCGCTCGTGATGAAGTCGCTGGCGAACGAATTCTTTTCGACGATGGAAAAGGGAGCCGAAACGCATCAACAGGCGAACAGCGATCAATACGAACTGTTGGTCAACGGCATCAAAGACGAATCCGATCTCGGCCGCCAAGTTGCGTTGGTCGATGAGATGGTCGCCGCGGGCGTCGACGCGATCGTGATCGCTCCAGCCGATTCCAAAGCGTTGGTCCCGGCGCTTCGCAAAGCTCGCCAGGCCGGCGTGGTTGTCGTCAACATCGACAATCGCCTGGATGCCGAAGTGCTGAAGTCCGAACAGGTAACGATTCCGTTTGTTGGTCCCGACAACCAAGCTGGCGCAAAACAGGTCGGCGATCTACTAGCGGCATCACTCGCCGAAGGGGATCAGGTCGCGATCCTCGAAGGAAAGACGACCGCCTTCAACGGCATCCAGCGGCGACTGGGATTCGAAGCGGCGATGAAGCAGGCGGGAATCGAAATCGTTTCCAGCCAATCGGCCGATTGGGAAACGAACAAGGCGAATACGATCGCCGCTTCGATGCTCAGCGAACATCCGCAGATCAAAGCGATCCTGGCGGCCAACGATTCGATGGCCCTGGGAGCTGTGGCGGCGATCAAGTCGGCTGGCAAAACGGGCGAGGTCCTGGTTGTCGGTTTCGACAACATCGGCGCGGTCCAGCAATTGATCCGCGAGGAGAAGGTTCTGGCGACGGCCGACCAGCACGGCGACCAACTGGCGGTCTTCGGAATCGAGACGGCGTTGAAGATCCTCGCAGATCCGGCCGCGGCGACCGAAGACGTGCAGACGCCTGTCGATCTGGTCACGAAAGAGTCGTTGTCGCAGTGA
- a CDS encoding sugar ABC transporter ATP-binding protein, protein MSAPLLLSVRSLTKRYAVKVLDDVSIDFHPGEIHALLGANGAGKSTLCRIIAGLTASTSGSMQIDGRVYSPQGKRAAEAAGVQIVQQELNQIATLSVAENIMIGRLPARFGVVDRGELHRRARIALDRFGLQEIDTHAITGSLGVGRQQMIEIATALDRDCRLLILDEPTAALSAGESETLFTWLNKLRQQGVGIIYISHRLDEVARLSDRITVLRDGKFICTRPTADVDRDAMVDLMTGETTQQQAADDFASHQTDRVAMRVERMSRGRWVRDVSFSVHRGERLGIAGLVGAGRTELLRLIFAADRADAGEVYLNDEAAPRRFADPSDAVAAGLAMVTEDRKENGLLLSQSIRANTTLASMKTLFSAGGWIRGAAERQMADRMRESMETRCTSIEQTVGTLSGGNQQKVAVAKWLVRDADIFLFDEPTRGIDVAARRRIYRLFETLARDEKSLVIVSSDLEELMETCDRIAVMSAGRLVASFARGDWSTEQIMQAAFASPSSVAVG, encoded by the coding sequence GTGAGTGCCCCGCTGTTGCTTTCGGTCCGAAGTCTGACCAAACGTTATGCGGTCAAGGTCTTGGACGATGTGTCGATCGATTTCCACCCTGGCGAGATCCATGCGCTGTTGGGAGCCAACGGGGCGGGCAAAAGCACGCTGTGCCGGATCATCGCCGGCCTGACCGCATCCACTTCGGGATCGATGCAGATCGACGGCCGGGTCTATTCGCCCCAGGGAAAGCGGGCGGCCGAAGCGGCGGGTGTGCAGATCGTCCAACAGGAACTGAACCAGATCGCCACGCTCTCGGTCGCTGAAAACATCATGATCGGCCGCCTGCCCGCTCGGTTTGGCGTCGTCGATCGCGGCGAACTGCATCGCCGCGCCCGCATCGCCTTGGATCGCTTCGGATTGCAAGAGATCGACACCCACGCGATCACCGGTTCATTGGGCGTCGGGCGGCAGCAGATGATCGAGATCGCCACGGCGCTCGACCGCGATTGCCGCCTGCTGATCTTGGATGAACCGACAGCGGCGTTGAGCGCGGGCGAATCGGAAACGCTTTTCACTTGGCTGAACAAACTGCGGCAGCAGGGCGTCGGGATCATCTACATCTCGCATCGGTTGGACGAAGTCGCGAGGCTCTCCGACCGGATCACGGTCCTTCGCGATGGAAAGTTCATCTGCACGCGGCCGACCGCCGATGTCGACCGCGATGCGATGGTCGATCTGATGACCGGGGAAACTACGCAGCAACAGGCGGCCGACGACTTCGCGTCGCACCAAACCGATCGGGTTGCGATGCGAGTCGAAAGGATGTCGCGCGGCCGCTGGGTTCGCGACGTTTCGTTTTCGGTCCATCGCGGCGAACGACTCGGAATCGCCGGCCTTGTCGGTGCCGGGCGAACCGAACTGCTGCGTCTGATCTTCGCCGCCGATCGGGCCGACGCTGGCGAAGTCTACTTGAACGACGAAGCTGCACCGCGACGGTTCGCCGATCCGAGCGATGCCGTAGCGGCGGGATTGGCGATGGTCACCGAAGACCGCAAGGAAAACGGACTGCTCCTTTCCCAATCGATCCGCGCCAACACAACGCTCGCCTCGATGAAGACACTCTTCTCCGCAGGCGGATGGATTCGCGGTGCCGCCGAGCGGCAGATGGCCGATCGGATGCGCGAGTCGATGGAGACCCGTTGCACCAGCATCGAACAGACCGTTGGAACGCTGAGCGGCGGCAACCAGCAAAAGGTTGCGGTAGCGAAGTGGCTGGTTCGCGATGCCGACATCTTTTTGTTCGACGAACCGACGCGAGGGATCGACGTCGCCGCACGGCGGCGGATCTATCGGCTGTTCGAAACATTGGCTCGCGATGAAAAGTCGCTGGTGATCGTTAGCAGCGACCTGGAAGAACTGATGGAAACCTGCGACCGAATCGCCGTCATGTCGGCGGGCCGACTGGTCGCCAGTTTCGCTCGCGGCGACTGGTCGACTGAACAGATCATGCAAGCCGCCTTTGCATCCCCAAGCTCCGTTGCTGTCGGCTGA
- a CDS encoding ABC transporter permease, translating to MKNTVAYRSLIQYAGLLGVLAFLIVVFALSSENFLQTRTFISIANQIPDLTLVAVGMTLVLVVGGIDLSVGSILAFSSAVLGALMVDWQWSLWASIPFCILAGAACGLFNGCVSVLARIPSFIVTLGMLEIARGGTKLVTHSQTKYIGSAVESIGQPIAGLSLSPAFLMAIAAVVGGQLLLTRTVFGRYCVAIGTNEEAVRMSGVRPAPYAIGVFVISGVMCGMAGLTYASRLSTADPNAAIGIELSAIAACVIGGTSLMGGRGNVINSFLGVLIIAVLQTGLAQIGVSDPMKQIITGSVIVVAVLLDALRSRWGNSAAG from the coding sequence ATGAAAAACACAGTCGCCTATCGATCGTTGATCCAATACGCCGGCCTGCTTGGCGTGCTAGCGTTTCTGATTGTTGTGTTCGCGTTGTCGAGCGAAAACTTCCTGCAAACCCGCACCTTCATCTCGATCGCCAACCAGATTCCCGACCTAACGCTGGTCGCCGTTGGAATGACGTTGGTCCTGGTCGTCGGTGGGATCGACCTTTCGGTCGGTTCGATCCTGGCCTTCTCTTCCGCCGTCCTGGGAGCGTTGATGGTCGATTGGCAGTGGTCGCTGTGGGCGTCGATTCCGTTCTGCATCCTGGCCGGGGCGGCCTGCGGATTGTTTAACGGTTGTGTCTCGGTGCTGGCAAGAATCCCGTCGTTTATCGTCACGCTGGGGATGTTGGAGATCGCTCGGGGCGGGACCAAGCTGGTTACGCATTCGCAAACCAAATACATCGGATCGGCCGTCGAATCGATCGGTCAGCCGATCGCAGGGCTCTCGCTGTCGCCCGCCTTCCTGATGGCGATCGCCGCGGTCGTCGGAGGCCAACTGCTGCTGACGCGGACCGTTTTTGGACGCTACTGCGTTGCGATCGGGACCAACGAAGAAGCGGTTCGAATGTCGGGAGTCCGCCCGGCACCGTATGCGATCGGTGTGTTTGTGATCAGCGGCGTGATGTGTGGAATGGCCGGATTAACCTATGCTTCGCGATTATCGACAGCCGACCCCAACGCTGCGATCGGCATCGAACTCTCCGCGATCGCCGCTTGCGTGATCGGCGGCACAAGCCTGATGGGCGGCCGGGGCAACGTGATCAATTCGTTTTTGGGCGTGTTGATCATCGCCGTCCTACAAACCGGGCTAGCTCAGATCGGCGTCTCCGACCCGATGAAGCAGATCATCACCGGCAGCGTAATCGTCGTCGCCGTCTTGCTCGACGCACTCCGCAGCCGCTGGGGCAACAGTGCGGCGGGTTGA